The proteins below are encoded in one region of Maribacter aestuarii:
- the rpmD gene encoding 50S ribosomal protein L30, whose product MAKIKVKQVKSSIKKPQNQKRTLTALGLKKIGQVVEHDTTPNILGMINKVKHLVSTEEA is encoded by the coding sequence ATGGCAAAGATTAAAGTAAAGCAAGTTAAGAGTAGTATAAAAAAGCCTCAAAATCAAAAAAGAACCTTAACGGCTCTTGGATTGAAGAAAATTGGTCAGGTTGTGGAGCATGATACTACCCCCAATATTCTTGGGATGATAAATAAAGTTAAACATTTGGTTTCTACGGAAGAAGCTTAA
- the rplX gene encoding 50S ribosomal protein L24, with product MKKLKIKTGDTVRIIAGDHKGTEGKIMRVDLEKNKAIVEGANMVSKHEKPSAKNPQGGIVKKEALIHISNLALIDGKSSETTRVGYEMRDGKKVRFSKKSNEVI from the coding sequence ATGAAAAAGTTGAAAATAAAAACTGGAGACACCGTTAGAATTATCGCTGGAGACCACAAGGGTACCGAAGGTAAGATCATGCGTGTAGATCTGGAAAAGAACAAAGCCATTGTGGAAGGTGCCAATATGGTCTCAAAACATGAGAAACCTAGTGCGAAAAACCCGCAAGGTGGAATAGTTAAAAAAGAAGCTTTAATCCATATTTCTAACCTAGCTTTAATAGACGGCAAGTCTAGCGAAACAACACGAGTAGGCTACGAAATGAGAGATGGTAAGAAAGTAAGGTTTTCTAAGAAATCCAATGAAGTAATTTAG
- the rpsM gene encoding 30S ribosomal protein S13, which yields MARIAGIDIPKQKRGVIALTYIFGIGKSRAKEILEKAQVSEDTKVSDWNDDEIGRIREAVSAFTIEGELRSETQLNIKRLMDIGCYRGIRHRSGLPLRGQRTKNNSRTRKGKRKTVANKKKATK from the coding sequence ATGGCAAGAATTGCGGGTATTGATATACCAAAACAAAAAAGAGGTGTTATAGCCTTGACCTACATTTTTGGAATTGGAAAAAGCAGGGCAAAGGAGATATTAGAAAAAGCCCAAGTGAGTGAGGATACTAAGGTTTCCGATTGGAACGATGATGAAATCGGTCGAATCAGGGAAGCGGTTTCAGCTTTTACTATTGAGGGTGAATTGCGCTCCGAGACACAATTGAACATTAAGCGTTTAATGGATATTGGATGTTACAGGGGTATTCGCCACAGATCAGGTTTGCCATTAAGAGGTCAGCGTACAAAGAACAATTCTAGGACTAGAAAAGGAAAGCGAAAAACAGTTGCTAACAAGAAGAAAGCTACTAAATAA
- the rpsC gene encoding 30S ribosomal protein S3 codes for MGQKTNPIGNRLGIIRGWESNWYGGNDYGDKLAEDSKIRKYIHARLSKASVSRVIIERTLKLITVTVTTARPGIIIGKGGQEVDKLKEELKKITGKEVQINIYEIKRPELDANLVAASVARQIESRISFRRAIKMAIAAAMRMNAEGIKIQISGRLNGAEMARSESYKDGRIPLSTFRADIDYALQEAQTTYGKLGIKVWIMKGEVYGKRELSPLVGMQKGQGKDSRKQDGGRKPRRRK; via the coding sequence ATGGGACAGAAAACAAATCCAATAGGAAACCGTCTGGGAATCATCAGAGGATGGGAATCAAACTGGTATGGCGGAAATGATTATGGTGATAAATTAGCTGAAGATAGCAAAATCAGAAAGTATATCCATGCTAGGTTATCCAAGGCCAGTGTATCTAGGGTGATTATTGAGCGTACGTTAAAATTGATTACGGTAACCGTTACTACTGCAAGACCCGGTATCATTATTGGTAAGGGTGGACAAGAAGTTGATAAGCTTAAGGAGGAACTTAAGAAAATTACAGGTAAAGAGGTTCAAATCAATATTTATGAAATAAAAAGACCTGAGCTTGACGCTAATTTGGTAGCTGCAAGTGTAGCACGTCAAATTGAAAGTAGAATTTCATTTAGGAGAGCTATAAAAATGGCTATTGCGGCCGCTATGAGAATGAATGCTGAAGGCATCAAGATTCAGATTTCTGGTCGTTTGAACGGGGCTGAAATGGCACGTTCAGAATCTTATAAGGATGGTAGAATTCCACTTTCGACTTTTAGAGCGGATATAGATTACGCATTGCAGGAAGCCCAGACAACCTACGGGAAGTTAGGTATCAAAGTATGGATAATGAAGGGAGAAGTATACGGCAAGAGAGAATTATCCCCATTGGTTGGTATGCAAAAAGGACAAGGAAAGGATTCTAGGAAACAAGATGGTGGTAGAAAGCCACGTCGTAGAAAGTAA
- the rpsK gene encoding 30S ribosomal protein S11, which translates to MAKANTKVTKKRKVVVDSVGEAHVTASFNNIIISLTNKKGDVISWSSAGKLGFRGSKKNTPYAAQVAAEDCAKVAHEAGLRKVKVYVKGPGNGRESAIRALHNSGIEVTEIIDVTPMPHNGCRPPKRRRV; encoded by the coding sequence ATGGCAAAGGCAAATACTAAAGTAACCAAAAAGCGTAAAGTTGTTGTAGATTCTGTTGGTGAGGCACACGTAACAGCTTCTTTCAATAATATTATCATTTCATTGACCAATAAAAAGGGCGATGTTATTTCATGGTCTTCCGCTGGTAAATTAGGGTTCAGAGGTTCAAAAAAGAACACTCCCTATGCTGCTCAGGTAGCGGCCGAGGATTGTGCTAAAGTGGCTCACGAAGCGGGTTTAAGAAAGGTGAAGGTCTATGTTAAAGGACCTGGTAATGGAAGAGAATCTGCGATACGCGCGCTACACAATTCCGGTATAGAAGTAACTGAGATTATTGATGTTACCCCAATGCCACATAATGGGTGTAGACCACCTAAAAGAAGAAGAGTTTAA
- the rplO gene encoding 50S ribosomal protein L15, with the protein MNLSNLQPAEGSVNRDGKRLGRGQGSGKGGTAARGHKGAKSRSGYSKKIGFEGGQMPLQRRVPKFGFSNINRKDYKGINLDKLQELVDSKAIKDTVTIDSLVENRLIKKNDLVKILGGGELKAPLKITVHKFTATAKKAIESAGGEAISL; encoded by the coding sequence ATGAATTTAAGTAATCTACAACCTGCAGAAGGTTCAGTGAATAGAGATGGAAAACGTCTTGGAAGAGGTCAGGGTTCTGGAAAGGGCGGTACCGCTGCAAGAGGTCATAAGGGAGCTAAATCAAGATCTGGTTATTCTAAGAAAATTGGTTTTGAAGGTGGTCAAATGCCTTTACAGAGACGTGTTCCTAAATTTGGTTTCAGCAATATAAACCGTAAGGATTACAAAGGAATCAATCTTGATAAATTACAGGAATTAGTAGACAGCAAAGCTATTAAGGACACTGTTACAATAGATTCTCTTGTAGAAAATCGACTTATAAAAAAGAACGACCTGGTTAAAATACTAGGAGGAGGAGAATTGAAAGCCCCCCTTAAAATTACAGTACATAAATTTACGGCAACCGCTAAGAAGGCCATTGAGTCTGCTGGTGGAGAGGCAATAAGTTTATAA
- the rpsH gene encoding 30S ribosomal protein S8 encodes MVTDTIADYLTRVRNASRAGHRVVEIPASNLKKEITKILFDQGYILSYKFEDSAIQGTIKIALKYDKITKEPVIKKIQRISKPGLRKYAGSEDLPRVLNGLGIAIVSTSHGVMTSKQAKADNVGGEVLCYVY; translated from the coding sequence ATGGTTACAGATACAATAGCAGATTATCTAACTAGGGTTAGAAACGCAAGTAGGGCCGGTCATAGGGTGGTAGAAATCCCTGCGTCCAACTTAAAGAAGGAAATCACCAAAATATTATTCGATCAAGGATATATCTTGAGTTATAAATTCGAGGACAGTGCCATTCAAGGTACTATTAAAATAGCCTTGAAGTATGATAAGATTACAAAGGAGCCGGTTATAAAGAAAATACAACGTATCAGTAAGCCAGGTTTAAGAAAATATGCAGGTAGTGAGGATTTACCAAGGGTTCTTAATGGACTCGGCATTGCGATCGTTTCTACATCTCATGGTGTCATGACAAGTAAGCAGGCTAAGGCCGACAATGTTGGCGGTGAGGTTTTATGCTACGTATATTAA
- the rpsN gene encoding 30S ribosomal protein S14, producing the protein MAKESMKARERKRARTVAKYAEKRKALKEAGDYDALQKLPKNASPVRMHNRCKLTGRPKGYMRTFGISRVMFREMANQGLIPGVKKASW; encoded by the coding sequence ATGGCTAAAGAATCAATGAAGGCCCGTGAAAGAAAAAGGGCAAGGACGGTAGCTAAATATGCAGAAAAGCGCAAGGCTTTGAAAGAAGCTGGTGACTATGATGCATTACAGAAATTACCAAAAAATGCCTCTCCTGTTCGCATGCACAATAGGTGTAAGCTAACCGGTAGACCCAAAGGTTATATGAGAACATTCGGTATTTCTAGGGTTATGTTCAGGGAAATGGCAAACCAAGGTTTGATTCCTGGCGTAAAGAAGGCCAGCTGGTAA
- the secY gene encoding preprotein translocase subunit SecY, with protein MKNFIDTISNIWKIEELRNRILITLGLLLVYRFGCQIVLPGIDTTQLGGLVDSTDQGIFGLLNAFTGGAFANASVFALGIMPYISASIVVQLMGIAIPYLQKLQKEGESGRKTINQITRWLTIGICIVQAPAYLYGLEAFGVRDSAFLLGKGLDFMIPAVIILVTGCVFAMWLGEKITDKGIGNGISLLIMIGIIATLPQSFVQEFISRTTNNNGGLMFILIEVIIWFLVILASVLLVMATRQIPVQYARRTASGGYEKNIMGSRQYIPLKLNASGVMPIIFAQAIMFVPSMIGGAFDDTAFGQWMQVQFADIFGLAYNILFALLIIIFTYFYTAITVPTNKMADDLKRSGGFIPGIRPGKETGDFLDKIMSLITLPGSIFLALLAVLPAIVVKLMDVQAGWALFYGGTSLLIMVGVAIDTVQQVNSYLLNRHYDGLMKTGKNRKVA; from the coding sequence ATGAAGAATTTTATCGATACAATATCCAATATTTGGAAGATAGAGGAGCTAAGGAATAGGATACTTATTACTTTAGGTCTTCTTTTGGTATATCGTTTTGGTTGCCAAATTGTTCTTCCAGGTATAGATACTACACAATTAGGTGGACTTGTGGATAGTACCGACCAAGGAATTTTTGGTCTGCTTAACGCTTTTACAGGAGGAGCTTTTGCTAATGCTTCTGTTTTTGCTTTGGGTATTATGCCTTACATATCCGCTTCCATTGTAGTGCAGTTAATGGGTATTGCCATACCATATCTTCAAAAACTTCAAAAAGAAGGGGAGAGCGGTCGTAAGACTATCAACCAGATAACAAGATGGTTGACTATAGGTATATGTATCGTTCAGGCACCAGCATATTTATATGGTTTAGAGGCCTTTGGTGTTAGGGATTCTGCTTTTTTGTTAGGAAAAGGACTTGATTTCATGATACCCGCAGTAATTATTTTGGTCACTGGATGTGTTTTTGCGATGTGGCTTGGAGAGAAAATTACCGATAAGGGTATTGGAAACGGGATATCATTGCTTATCATGATTGGTATCATTGCAACTTTGCCACAGTCTTTTGTTCAGGAATTCATTTCAAGAACAACGAACAACAATGGTGGTTTAATGTTCATATTGATAGAAGTCATTATCTGGTTCTTAGTTATTTTGGCCAGTGTATTGTTGGTTATGGCAACACGTCAGATACCGGTACAATATGCAAGAAGAACAGCTTCGGGTGGATATGAAAAGAATATCATGGGATCGCGACAGTACATTCCCCTGAAATTGAATGCATCTGGGGTAATGCCTATCATTTTTGCGCAAGCAATTATGTTTGTTCCCAGTATGATTGGTGGGGCATTCGATGACACGGCATTTGGTCAGTGGATGCAAGTACAATTTGCGGATATATTTGGTTTGGCTTATAACATATTATTCGCTTTGCTAATTATCATCTTTACATATTTCTATACCGCTATAACGGTGCCGACCAATAAAATGGCGGATGACCTAAAAAGAAGTGGTGGATTCATTCCTGGTATACGACCGGGTAAAGAAACGGGAGATTTCTTGGATAAGATAATGTCTTTGATAACGTTACCGGGGTCGATATTTTTAGCACTTCTAGCCGTATTACCGGCAATCGTGGTAAAATTAATGGATGTTCAAGCGGGTTGGGCACTGTTCTACGGAGGAACTTCCCTATTGATTATGGTTGGTGTAGCAATCGATACCGTACAACAAGTAAATTCATATTTGTTGAATAGACATTATGACGGTTTAATGAAGACTGGAAAAAACAGAAAAGTAGCATAA
- the ykgO gene encoding type B 50S ribosomal protein L36, whose amino-acid sequence MKVRASVKKRSADCKIVRRNGRLYVINKKNPRFKQRQG is encoded by the coding sequence ATGAAAGTAAGAGCATCAGTTAAGAAGAGAAGTGCCGACTGCAAGATTGTTCGCAGAAACGGTAGGTTGTACGTAATCAACAAAAAGAATCCTAGATTTAAACAAAGACAAGGTTAA
- the rplR gene encoding 50S ribosomal protein L18 — translation MGLSKTERKYRIRRRIRKVSSGTAERPRLSVFRSNSEIYAQLIDDVKGVTLASASSKDKDMASVKGNKTEIAALVGKAIAEKSKKVGIEKVAFDRGGNLYHGRVKSLAEGAREAGLKF, via the coding sequence ATGGGATTATCAAAGACAGAAAGAAAATATAGAATACGAAGGAGAATCCGTAAGGTTTCCTCAGGAACAGCTGAAAGACCTAGATTATCGGTTTTTAGAAGTAATAGTGAAATCTATGCACAATTAATAGATGATGTTAAGGGAGTTACTTTAGCGTCCGCTTCTTCAAAGGACAAGGATATGGCTTCTGTAAAAGGCAACAAAACAGAAATAGCTGCTCTAGTGGGTAAGGCTATCGCTGAAAAGTCTAAAAAAGTAGGTATAGAGAAAGTGGCTTTTGATAGAGGTGGAAACTTGTATCACGGCAGAGTTAAATCTTTGGCTGAAGGGGCAAGGGAAGCAGGATTAAAATTCTAA
- the rpsQ gene encoding 30S ribosomal protein S17, producing MEENRNLRKERIGVVTSNKMEKSIVVAEVKRVKHPMYGKFVLKTKKYVAHDEKNDCREGDTVKIMETRPLSKTKCWRLVEILERAK from the coding sequence ATGGAAGAAAACAGAAATTTAAGAAAAGAAAGAATAGGGGTAGTTACCAGTAACAAGATGGAGAAGTCTATTGTAGTTGCAGAAGTAAAACGTGTAAAGCACCCTATGTACGGTAAGTTCGTTTTGAAAACAAAGAAATACGTTGCTCACGACGAAAAGAACGACTGTAGGGAAGGGGATACCGTAAAGATTATGGAGACCCGTCCTTTGAGTAAAACCAAATGTTGGAGGTTAGTAGAAATCTTAGAAAGAGCTAAATAA
- the infA gene encoding translation initiation factor IF-1, translating to MAKQAAIEQDGSIIEALSNAMFRVELENGHVVTAHISGKMRMHYIKLLPGDKVKLEMSPYDLTKARITYRY from the coding sequence ATGGCTAAGCAGGCAGCAATAGAACAAGATGGGTCAATAATAGAAGCATTATCCAACGCAATGTTTCGAGTGGAGTTGGAGAATGGTCACGTGGTTACTGCGCATATTTCAGGTAAGATGCGTATGCACTATATAAAGTTATTACCTGGAGACAAGGTTAAATTGGAAATGAGTCCATACGACCTTACTAAAGCAAGAATTACTTATAGATATTAA
- the rplN gene encoding 50S ribosomal protein L14, whose protein sequence is MLQQESRLKVADNTGAKEVLTIRVLGGTKRRYASIGDKIVVTVKEATPNGGIKKGAVSTAVVVRTKKEVRRPDGSYIRFDDNACVLLNPTGEMRGTRVFGPVARELRDKQFMKIVSLAPEVL, encoded by the coding sequence ATGTTACAACAAGAATCTAGACTAAAGGTTGCTGATAATACCGGAGCAAAGGAAGTTTTGACTATCCGGGTTCTCGGTGGTACAAAAAGAAGATACGCTTCCATTGGTGATAAAATTGTAGTAACTGTAAAAGAAGCTACACCAAACGGGGGTATTAAAAAAGGAGCGGTTTCAACAGCAGTAGTTGTCCGTACCAAAAAGGAGGTTAGGAGACCTGATGGTTCCTATATCCGTTTTGATGACAACGCATGTGTTCTTTTGAATCCAACAGGAGAGATGAGAGGTACTCGTGTTTTTGGACCTGTAGCAAGAGAACTCAGGGATAAGCAATTCATGAAAATTGTTTCATTGGCCCCAGAGGTATTATAA
- the rplF gene encoding 50S ribosomal protein L6 encodes MSRIGNNPIAIPEGVTIEINENIITVKGKLGELTQEFSGVAIKIEDGQAWVTRPSDSKEHKAKHGLYRSLILNMVEGVSKGWTKELELVGVGYRASNQGQKLDLALGFSHNIVFDLAPEVKVETISEKGKNPIVKLTSFDKQLVGHIAAKIRSFRKPEPYKGKGIKFVGEQLRRKAGKSA; translated from the coding sequence ATGTCTAGAATAGGTAATAATCCAATCGCAATTCCTGAAGGAGTTACAATAGAGATTAATGAAAACATCATTACCGTTAAAGGTAAGTTGGGAGAGTTGACTCAAGAATTTTCTGGGGTAGCGATAAAAATTGAAGATGGACAAGCTTGGGTAACAAGACCATCTGATTCGAAGGAGCACAAAGCTAAACATGGTTTGTACAGATCTTTGATCTTGAACATGGTAGAAGGGGTTTCTAAAGGATGGACAAAGGAGTTGGAACTTGTAGGTGTAGGATATAGAGCTAGTAATCAGGGTCAGAAATTAGATTTGGCACTAGGTTTTTCTCATAATATCGTTTTTGATCTGGCACCCGAGGTTAAAGTAGAGACCATTTCAGAAAAAGGAAAGAATCCGATTGTAAAGTTGACGTCTTTTGACAAGCAGCTTGTAGGGCATATCGCTGCAAAAATTAGATCTTTCCGTAAGCCAGAACCTTACAAAGGAAAAGGTATCAAATTTGTTGGTGAACAGTTGAGAAGAAAAGCCGGTAAATCAGCTTAA
- the rpsE gene encoding 30S ribosomal protein S5, producing the protein MFQKYKNVETVKPGGLDLKDRLVGVQRVTKVTKGGRAFGFSAIVVVGDENGVVGHGLGKSKEVATAIAKAIEDGKKNLIRIPLNGGTLPHEQKGKFGGARVYIQPASHGTGVIAGGAVRAVLEAVGVHDVLSKSQGSSNPHNVVKATFDALLQLRDAKTIAGQRGVSLEKVFKG; encoded by the coding sequence ATGTTCCAAAAATATAAAAACGTAGAAACGGTAAAACCAGGAGGTTTAGATTTAAAAGATAGATTAGTTGGTGTACAACGGGTAACCAAGGTAACAAAAGGTGGTAGAGCTTTTGGCTTTTCCGCAATTGTTGTTGTAGGGGATGAAAACGGGGTAGTAGGCCACGGTCTTGGAAAATCTAAGGAAGTTGCTACGGCCATAGCGAAAGCTATTGAAGATGGTAAAAAGAACTTGATTCGCATTCCATTAAACGGAGGTACGTTACCCCATGAGCAGAAAGGAAAGTTTGGAGGAGCCCGTGTATATATTCAACCAGCTTCCCATGGTACGGGAGTTATTGCCGGTGGAGCCGTAAGGGCCGTTTTGGAAGCAGTCGGTGTACATGATGTATTATCGAAATCACAGGGATCTTCCAATCCTCATAATGTTGTTAAAGCTACTTTTGATGCTTTATTACAACTTAGGGATGCGAAAACTATTGCTGGACAGCGAGGCGTTTCTTTGGAAAAAGTTTTTAAAGGTTAA
- the rplP gene encoding 50S ribosomal protein L16, translated as MLQPKRTKFRKMQKGRMKGNSGRGHQLSNGMFGIKSMDTSFLTSRQIEAARIAATRYMKREGQLWIKIFPDKPITKKPLEVRMGKGKGAPEYFVAVVKPGRIMFEVAGVSLDIAKEALRLAAQKLPVRTKFIIARDYTVEN; from the coding sequence ATGTTACAACCGAAAAGAACAAAGTTCCGTAAAATGCAGAAGGGCCGTATGAAGGGCAATTCTGGTAGAGGACACCAGCTTTCAAATGGTATGTTCGGTATAAAGTCAATGGACACTTCATTCTTGACATCACGTCAGATTGAGGCAGCACGTATAGCCGCGACAAGATATATGAAGAGGGAAGGTCAATTGTGGATCAAAATATTTCCGGATAAGCCTATCACCAAAAAACCTTTAGAGGTACGTATGGGAAAAGGAAAAGGAGCGCCAGAGTATTTTGTTGCCGTAGTTAAACCAGGAAGAATTATGTTCGAGGTTGCAGGAGTATCCCTTGATATTGCAAAAGAAGCATTAAGGTTGGCTGCTCAAAAGCTTCCTGTGAGAACAAAGTTTATAATTGCCAGGGACTATACAGTTGAGAATTAA
- the rpmC gene encoding 50S ribosomal protein L29: MKKQEIKELSVEGLTEKLAEYRKQHADLKLAHFVTPLENPLQIRKVRRTVARLATELTNRENQ; this comes from the coding sequence ATGAAAAAACAAGAAATTAAGGAATTGTCTGTTGAAGGACTTACGGAAAAGCTTGCTGAGTACAGGAAACAACACGCCGATTTAAAATTGGCACATTTCGTTACGCCATTGGAGAATCCTCTTCAAATAAGGAAAGTAAGAAGAACAGTTGCAAGATTAGCAACAGAATTAACAAATAGGGAAAACCAATAA
- the rplE gene encoding 50S ribosomal protein L5: MAYVARLKKEYKERIIAALTEEFGYKNVMQVPKLEKIVMSRGVGAAVADKKLIDHAVDEMTMITGQKAVATMSKKDVAAFKLRKGMPIGAKVTLRGERMYEFLDRLVTSALPRVRDFQGIKATGFDGRGNYNLGVTEQIIFPEINIDKINRINGMDITFVTSAETDKEAKSLLTELGLPFKKN; the protein is encoded by the coding sequence ATGGCTTACGTTGCAAGATTAAAGAAAGAGTATAAAGAGCGGATTATAGCTGCACTAACGGAGGAGTTTGGTTACAAAAATGTAATGCAGGTTCCAAAGTTGGAGAAAATCGTGATGAGTAGAGGTGTTGGAGCTGCGGTTGCTGACAAAAAACTTATTGATCACGCTGTTGACGAAATGACCATGATTACAGGTCAGAAAGCTGTTGCTACGATGTCCAAAAAGGATGTCGCTGCCTTTAAATTAAGAAAAGGTATGCCTATCGGTGCTAAAGTTACACTGCGTGGAGAGCGTATGTACGAATTTTTGGATAGGTTGGTTACATCGGCTCTGCCAAGGGTAAGAGATTTTCAAGGTATCAAAGCTACAGGTTTTGACGGACGTGGAAATTACAACCTTGGTGTCACCGAACAAATTATATTTCCGGAAATAAATATTGATAAAATCAATAGAATTAACGGAATGGATATCACTTTTGTAACCTCGGCGGAAACCGATAAGGAAGCAAAATCATTATTAACGGAATTAGGATTACCTTTTAAAAAGAACTAG
- the rplV gene encoding 50S ribosomal protein L22, with translation MGVRKKQMAERIKAEKQKVAFAKLNNCPTSPRKMRLVADLIRGQKVEKALAILRFNSKEASRKLEKLLLSALANWQAKNEEGNLEEADLVISEIRVDSGTMLKRLRPAPQGRAHRIRKRSNHVTLVLGSNNNTQS, from the coding sequence ATGGGAGTTCGTAAAAAACAGATGGCCGAAAGAATTAAGGCTGAAAAGCAAAAAGTAGCTTTCGCAAAACTGAACAACTGTCCTACCTCTCCAAGAAAAATGAGATTAGTGGCTGATTTGATTAGGGGTCAGAAAGTTGAAAAAGCTTTGGCTATCCTAAGGTTCAATTCAAAGGAAGCTTCAAGAAAATTAGAAAAACTGTTGCTTTCTGCACTGGCCAATTGGCAAGCGAAAAATGAAGAAGGTAACTTGGAGGAAGCCGATTTGGTCATATCAGAAATAAGAGTTGACAGCGGTACAATGCTTAAGAGGTTAAGACCAGCTCCACAGGGGAGGGCACATAGAATAAGAAAGCGTTCTAACCATGTAACCTTGGTTTTGGGCTCTAACAATAATACACAAAGCTAG
- the rpsD gene encoding 30S ribosomal protein S4 yields MARYTGPKSKIARKFGEAIFGDDKSFEKKNYPPGQHGNQRRRGKKSEYSVQLMEKQKAKYTYGILEKQFRNLFASAKRKEGVTGEILLQLCECRLDNVVYRMGIAPTRSGARQLVSHRHITVNGELVNIPSYSLKAGDVVGVREKSKSLQSIQDSLANNSAVYEWLTWNSEKKEGTFVAVPERLQIPENIKEQLIVELYSK; encoded by the coding sequence ATGGCAAGATATACAGGACCAAAATCAAAAATCGCCCGTAAATTCGGAGAAGCGATATTCGGAGACGACAAGTCTTTCGAAAAGAAAAATTACCCTCCAGGACAACATGGTAATCAAAGACGTCGAGGAAAGAAGTCTGAGTACTCCGTACAGTTGATGGAAAAACAAAAAGCAAAATACACCTATGGTATTTTGGAAAAGCAATTTAGAAATCTTTTTGCTTCGGCAAAGAGAAAAGAAGGCGTAACCGGTGAAATCCTTTTACAATTATGCGAGTGTCGATTGGACAATGTAGTTTATAGGATGGGCATAGCTCCAACTAGAAGCGGAGCAAGACAGTTGGTTTCCCACAGGCACATTACGGTGAACGGTGAGTTGGTTAATATACCTTCATATTCTTTAAAAGCCGGTGATGTAGTTGGTGTAAGGGAAAAATCTAAATCGTTACAAAGCATTCAGGATTCATTGGCTAATAATAGTGCAGTGTACGAATGGCTTACATGGAACTCTGAAAAAAAGGAGGGTACTTTCGTTGCCGTTCCGGAAAGACTTCAGATTCCAGAAAATATCAAAGAACAATTAATAGTCGAGTTATACTCTAAATAA
- the rpsS gene encoding 30S ribosomal protein S19, translating into MARSLKKGPYVHYSLEKKIQQSASSGKKSVIKTWSRASMITPDFVGMTIAVHNGRQFVPVFVTENMVGHKLGEFSPTRSFRGHAGAKNKGKK; encoded by the coding sequence ATGGCACGTTCACTAAAAAAAGGACCTTACGTTCACTATAGTTTAGAAAAGAAGATTCAACAAAGCGCTTCTTCCGGAAAAAAGTCCGTAATAAAGACTTGGTCCAGAGCATCAATGATTACTCCTGATTTTGTGGGAATGACAATTGCTGTGCACAACGGAAGACAATTTGTACCAGTTTTCGTAACGGAGAACATGGTAGGGCATAAATTAGGAGAATTTTCACCGACAAGATCTTTTAGAGGTCATGCTGGTGCAAAAAATAAAGGTAAAAAGTAA